The Anolis carolinensis isolate JA03-04 chromosome 2, rAnoCar3.1.pri, whole genome shotgun sequence genome has a window encoding:
- the cplx2 gene encoding complexin-2, translating into MDFVMKQALGGATKDMGKMLGGEEEKDPDAQKKEEERQEALRQQEEERKAKHARMEAEREKVRQQIRDKYGLKKKEEKEAEEKAALEQPCEGSLTRPKKAIPAGCGDDEDEDEESILDTVLKYLPGPLQDMFKK; encoded by the exons ATGGATTTCGTAATGAAGCAAGCCCTAGGCG GGGCTACCAAGGACATGGGTAAAATGTTGGGAGGTGAAGAGGAGAAGGACCCCGATGcccagaagaaggaagaagagcgGCAAGAAGCTCTGCGTCAGCAAGAGGAAGAGCGCAAAGCAAAGCATGCCCGTATGGAGGCAGAACGGGAAAAGGTCCGACAGCAGATCCGGGATAAG TATGGCCtgaagaaaaaagaggagaaagaggcaGAGGAGAAAGCAGCCCTGGAGCAGCCCTGTGAAGGGAGCCTGACACGCCCCAAGAAAGCCATCCCAGCAGGCTGTGgggatgatgaagatgaagatgaagagagCATCCTTGATACAGTGCTCAAGTACCTGCCCGGTCCACTGCAGGACATGTTCAAGAAGTAA